From the Alkalibacter rhizosphaerae genome, one window contains:
- the acsD gene encoding acetyl-CoA decarbonylase/synthase complex subunit delta yields MGYKKTSKKYNGTIKKVSLGTGDKAFEVGGRNAMPFYKFDGDIGEKPKVGIEIMDEAPATWSQAFAELYKEAGDDTAAWAKLVEEKYAPDFICLRFEGADPNGKNKSTDECVEIAKKVAEAITVPLVVAGSKNDEKDAELFQKVSEGLEGKNILLLSAKEENYKTVGAAGALAYNQKVGAESSVDINLAKQLNILMGQLGVKKESTIMDVGCAAAGYGYEYVSSTMDRILLASLGQNDETLQMPIITPVAFDVWAVKEAVASEEDEPTWGDVTERGIHMEVSTATACLVSGSDMVIVRHPKSLETVKNFINALA; encoded by the coding sequence TTGGGTTACAAGAAAACGAGCAAGAAGTACAACGGAACCATCAAGAAAGTATCACTTGGAACTGGTGACAAAGCATTTGAAGTTGGTGGTAGAAACGCCATGCCTTTCTACAAGTTTGATGGGGACATTGGTGAAAAACCAAAAGTCGGTATCGAGATCATGGATGAGGCACCAGCAACTTGGTCCCAAGCTTTTGCAGAATTATATAAGGAAGCGGGAGATGATACTGCTGCCTGGGCAAAACTTGTAGAAGAGAAATATGCTCCCGATTTCATTTGTTTGCGTTTTGAAGGCGCCGATCCCAATGGTAAAAACAAAAGCACGGACGAATGTGTTGAAATCGCCAAGAAAGTGGCAGAAGCCATTACCGTACCCCTGGTTGTTGCCGGTTCGAAAAATGACGAAAAAGATGCAGAGTTGTTCCAAAAGGTATCAGAAGGACTGGAAGGCAAAAACATTCTGTTGCTTTCCGCAAAAGAAGAAAACTATAAAACGGTTGGTGCCGCAGGCGCGTTGGCTTACAATCAAAAGGTTGGAGCTGAATCTTCCGTAGACATCAACCTGGCAAAACAGTTGAACATTCTCATGGGCCAACTTGGTGTAAAAAAAGAATCGACCATTATGGATGTGGGTTGCGCTGCTGCCGGATATGGATATGAATATGTTTCCTCCACCATGGATCGTATTTTGCTGGCTTCTTTGGGTCAAAACGATGAAACCCTTCAAATGCCGATCATCACACCGGTTGCATTCGATGTATGGGCCGTAAAAGAAGCTGTTGCATCGGAAGAAGATGAACCGACTTGGGGAGACGTGACGGAACGTGGTATTCACATGGAGGTGTCTACTGCAACTGCATGTTTGGTTTCCGGATCAGACATGGTGATCGTGCGACATCCGAAATCTTTGGAGACGGTGAAAAACTTCATCAACGCATTGGCGTAA
- the acsC gene encoding acetyl-CoA decarbonylase/synthase complex subunit gamma, giving the protein MGLTGLEIFKLTPRTNCKECGFPTCMAFSMKVASGAVEIEKCPYISDEAKEKLSDATAPPMKTFVIGKGEAERKIGGETVLYRHEKTLVNKPVVAIGFDDTMDDAVVDGKIANIKKVDYERIGEQMNAEAVLVKCVENKEAFLALIDKLSPLNKVVLIQTKDADIAKEALEKVKDTNPVLLGANKDNIDGFVELAKAYKIALGLEADTLENLYDLVQVAEKAGHKELILNTTGKNAGEAFESTVEVRRAAITGGDRTFGYPSIVMVNEIAGGDAYMETALASAFVLRYGSIIVLSDLEYSKALPLFGLRQNIYTDPQKPMRVEPKVYNFGSPKEDSPVLLTVDFALTYFVVSGEIDRSKAPAYLLIPDAGGYSVLTSWAAGKLGGSVIRNAVKESGLEEKLTKKRLVLPGKVAVLKGDVEEELPGWEIIVGPDEAMQIPKFLKELA; this is encoded by the coding sequence ATGGGTTTGACCGGACTGGAAATTTTTAAACTTACACCTAGAACAAATTGCAAGGAATGCGGATTCCCTACTTGCATGGCTTTCAGCATGAAAGTGGCATCTGGCGCTGTCGAAATAGAAAAATGTCCGTACATTTCAGACGAAGCAAAAGAAAAATTGTCGGATGCAACAGCTCCGCCGATGAAAACTTTTGTCATAGGCAAAGGAGAAGCAGAAAGAAAAATCGGAGGGGAAACCGTTTTGTATCGCCATGAAAAAACATTGGTGAACAAGCCGGTTGTTGCAATTGGATTTGATGATACCATGGACGATGCTGTTGTCGATGGAAAAATTGCAAATATCAAAAAAGTGGATTATGAGCGCATCGGCGAGCAAATGAATGCAGAAGCGGTCCTGGTAAAATGCGTTGAGAACAAGGAAGCTTTTTTGGCCTTGATCGACAAGTTGTCGCCCTTGAACAAGGTCGTGTTGATCCAAACAAAGGATGCAGATATAGCCAAGGAAGCTTTGGAAAAAGTAAAAGACACCAACCCGGTCCTTTTAGGGGCGAACAAGGACAACATTGACGGTTTTGTCGAATTGGCAAAAGCATATAAGATCGCATTGGGTCTGGAAGCAGACACACTGGAAAACTTGTACGACTTGGTCCAAGTAGCTGAAAAAGCGGGTCACAAGGAATTGATCCTCAACACGACAGGGAAAAACGCTGGGGAAGCTTTTGAATCTACCGTGGAAGTACGACGTGCTGCGATAACCGGAGGCGACCGAACTTTTGGATATCCATCCATCGTCATGGTCAACGAGATCGCAGGTGGAGATGCTTATATGGAAACGGCACTGGCTTCTGCGTTTGTTCTAAGGTATGGTTCCATTATCGTTCTTAGCGATCTTGAATACAGCAAAGCTTTGCCGCTGTTTGGGTTGCGCCAGAACATCTATACGGATCCGCAAAAACCGATGCGTGTAGAACCAAAAGTATACAATTTCGGATCACCAAAAGAAGATTCTCCAGTATTGTTGACAGTAGACTTTGCTTTGACATACTTCGTAGTATCCGGTGAGATCGATCGTTCAAAAGCTCCGGCATATCTTTTGATCCCTGATGCAGGCGGGTACTCAGTTCTGACATCCTGGGCAGCAGGCAAATTGGGTGGAAGCGTCATCCGCAATGCCGTCAAAGAAAGTGGCTTGGAAGAAAAATTGACCAAAAAACGTTTAGTGCTCCCTGGCAAGGTAGCTGTACTTAAAGGGGATGTGGAAGAAGAGCTTCCAGGTTGGGAAATCATCGTCGGACCGGACGAAGCAATGCAAATTCCCAAGTTTTTGAAAGAATTGGCATAA
- the acsE gene encoding carbon monoxide dehydrogenase/acetyl-CoA synthase methytransferase subunit, producing MDKFMVIGERIHCISPAIRNAIADRDLEPIFKRAKEQLDAGAHYLDVNIGPAEKDGEEVMQWIVQAIQSEFDNVPLVLDTANKKAIEAGIKVYDRSKGKPIVNSADAGDRIDNINLAAANDAMTIALCAKDGIPRDNDERMMFCQEMLERGMEAGMDPEDMLFDPLFLVIKGMQEKQVEVLEAIQMISEMGLKSTGGLSNVSNGAPKALRPTMDSVMVAMSIQCGLTSAIVNPCDKILMDTIKTCDIILGKTLYADSYLEL from the coding sequence ATGGATAAATTTATGGTAATCGGAGAAAGAATCCACTGTATCTCACCAGCAATTCGAAATGCGATCGCAGATCGGGACTTGGAGCCCATTTTCAAAAGAGCGAAAGAACAACTGGATGCAGGTGCCCATTATCTTGATGTCAATATTGGACCGGCAGAAAAAGATGGAGAAGAAGTTATGCAGTGGATCGTGCAAGCTATCCAAAGTGAATTCGACAACGTACCATTGGTTTTGGATACGGCAAATAAGAAAGCCATCGAAGCAGGAATAAAAGTATACGATCGATCCAAAGGCAAGCCCATTGTCAACTCTGCAGATGCAGGAGACAGAATCGACAACATCAACTTGGCAGCTGCAAATGATGCCATGACCATTGCACTTTGTGCGAAAGATGGAATCCCTAGAGACAACGACGAGCGGATGATGTTTTGCCAAGAAATGCTGGAAAGAGGAATGGAAGCTGGAATGGATCCGGAAGACATGTTGTTCGATCCATTGTTCCTTGTAATCAAAGGAATGCAGGAGAAGCAAGTGGAAGTGCTGGAAGCCATCCAAATGATTTCCGAGATGGGATTAAAATCCACAGGTGGATTGAGCAATGTATCCAACGGAGCACCAAAAGCGCTTCGACCGACCATGGATTCTGTTATGGTGGCCATGTCCATTCAATGTGGTCTGACTTCCGCCATCGTAAACCCATGTGACAAAATCTTGATGGATACCATTAAAACTTGCGACATCATCCTGGGTAAAACCCTGTATGCCGATTCCTATTTAGAGCTGTAA
- the acsB gene encoding acetyl-CoA decarbonylase/synthase complex subunit alpha/beta, whose translation MSLFDLIYAGSNAAWGLAEQTVADAIQQKGKDQKVAFPSTAYSLPVIYSATGMKINTLGDLETALGVAKSLIVEEEDLGKALNAGLSTAVSAEIIESVKYALQEDPYEDEPGIGFVPDPVIRSLGVPLVTGDIPGIAVLLGESESPEELAAIVKDYQSKGLLTFLVGKTIDQAMEQDVKLGLEMRVIPIGYDVTSVIHVVSVAVRAALIFGALKPGDLAGLLEYTKQRVPAFVNTFGPLNEVVVSAGAGAIALGFPVIADIDVPEVPGALLTQKDRSLTVKTSLETREIKIKVKEIDIPVAFAAAFEGERIRKDAVYAEFGSKRSKAWELVVMKTPDEIEDHQITLTGPDIDETDPPVYLPLGIVVEVAGKNMEEDFEPVLERRLHYFINYIEGIMHIGQRNIAWIRISKDAFEKGFRLKHFGEVLYAMMHEEFGTVVDKCAVHIYTDLSKVEELEESLAFPRYRKRDERLASLTDESVDTFYTCLLCQSFAPAHVCVVTPERLGLCGAVSWLDAKATKELDPTGACQPVSKEGLEDETKGIWSEVNKAVDTASQGSVSRVSLYSILEDPMTSCGCFECICGIVPEANGVVIVNREFGATTPVGMTFGELASMTGGGVQTPGFMGHGRHFIASKKFMAAEGGIGRIIWMPKELKDDVRDRLNKTAKELYDIDNFTDMICDETIATDVEDVIQFLSEVGHPALDQDPIM comes from the coding sequence ATGAGTTTGTTTGATTTGATTTACGCTGGATCCAACGCAGCATGGGGGTTGGCGGAACAAACGGTGGCAGATGCGATCCAACAAAAGGGAAAAGATCAAAAGGTAGCATTTCCTTCCACGGCTTATTCTTTACCGGTGATCTATTCAGCAACTGGAATGAAAATCAACACATTGGGCGATTTGGAAACTGCATTGGGCGTGGCAAAAAGTCTGATCGTAGAAGAGGAAGATCTGGGCAAAGCATTGAATGCCGGATTGTCTACTGCTGTTTCTGCAGAGATCATTGAAAGTGTAAAGTATGCACTGCAGGAAGATCCTTATGAGGATGAACCGGGTATTGGATTTGTACCGGATCCAGTCATCCGTTCCCTGGGAGTTCCCCTGGTTACAGGAGATATCCCGGGTATTGCTGTCCTTTTAGGGGAAAGCGAAAGCCCGGAAGAACTTGCTGCCATCGTTAAGGACTATCAATCCAAAGGATTGCTTACATTTCTCGTAGGCAAAACCATTGACCAGGCCATGGAGCAAGACGTGAAACTTGGTTTGGAAATGAGGGTCATACCGATCGGTTATGATGTGACGTCGGTCATTCACGTTGTTTCAGTGGCAGTTCGTGCTGCACTGATTTTCGGCGCGTTGAAACCTGGAGATCTTGCCGGTTTGTTGGAATATACAAAACAACGTGTTCCGGCTTTTGTCAACACATTTGGTCCCCTCAACGAAGTGGTCGTTTCTGCAGGAGCTGGAGCCATAGCATTGGGATTCCCTGTTATTGCGGATATTGATGTACCGGAAGTTCCAGGTGCTTTATTGACACAAAAAGATCGAAGCTTGACGGTAAAAACATCCCTGGAAACTCGGGAAATCAAGATAAAAGTAAAAGAGATCGATATCCCTGTAGCATTTGCTGCAGCTTTTGAAGGGGAGAGGATCCGTAAAGATGCTGTCTATGCGGAGTTCGGCAGCAAGCGAAGCAAGGCGTGGGAGCTGGTCGTCATGAAGACGCCGGATGAAATCGAGGATCATCAAATCACCTTGACCGGACCGGACATTGACGAGACGGACCCACCGGTTTATCTGCCGCTGGGCATCGTTGTAGAAGTTGCAGGAAAAAATATGGAGGAAGACTTTGAGCCGGTATTGGAACGAAGACTTCATTACTTCATCAACTACATCGAAGGGATCATGCATATAGGACAGCGAAACATCGCTTGGATCCGAATCAGCAAGGATGCTTTCGAAAAAGGATTTCGCCTGAAGCATTTTGGAGAAGTTTTATATGCCATGATGCACGAAGAATTTGGTACAGTCGTTGATAAATGTGCTGTACATATCTACACGGACTTGTCCAAGGTAGAGGAGTTGGAGGAGTCTCTGGCTTTTCCAAGATATCGAAAAAGAGATGAACGTCTTGCTTCCTTGACGGATGAAAGCGTGGATACCTTCTACACCTGTTTGCTTTGCCAGTCCTTTGCACCTGCCCATGTATGTGTTGTAACCCCGGAAAGACTGGGACTTTGTGGAGCAGTGAGCTGGCTGGATGCAAAGGCAACGAAGGAATTGGATCCAACAGGTGCTTGCCAGCCGGTATCGAAAGAAGGCTTGGAAGACGAAACGAAGGGTATTTGGAGTGAAGTCAACAAAGCTGTAGATACGGCTTCACAGGGCTCTGTATCCAGGGTTTCCCTGTATAGTATTTTGGAAGATCCAATGACCTCTTGTGGCTGTTTTGAATGCATCTGCGGTATTGTACCGGAAGCCAACGGCGTTGTCATCGTAAATCGTGAGTTTGGCGCCACTACTCCAGTCGGAATGACTTTTGGAGAACTGGCATCCATGACCGGTGGAGGGGTACAAACTCCAGGTTTCATGGGACACGGACGACACTTTATAGCTTCCAAGAAATTTATGGCTGCTGAAGGCGGGATCGGACGAATCATCTGGATGCCAAAAGAGCTGAAAGACGACGTTCGAGATCGTTTGAACAAAACGGCAAAAGAATTGTATGATATCGACAACTTTACAGACATGATATGCGATGAGACCATTGCGACAGACGTAGAGGATGTGATCCAATTCTTAAGCGAAGTTGGACATCCGGCTTTGGATCAAGATCCAATAATGTAG
- the acsV gene encoding corrinoid activation/regeneration protein AcsV translates to MLNITVILENGDTKTIQGTFGDNLLDVLRDNGIGVYAPCNGNGTCGKCIVQVKEGSLRKETMGELSKERQDKGFVLSCMSYLMEDITIAIPDSSLVGAAKIKTAERNKKNREKYEKLRSRFAALHGEVAHIHKLTIQLPEATLDDNVSDHDRLKREIRVQLGYTKVKMSLNLLKKLPFALRKNHFKITLFYTVTNERSIRIRHITWDENEKAYGVAFDIGTTSVAACLVELETGRILREISSANAQLKYGADVINRIIYATKGDGLKKLRDAIIYESINPLINELIGKAKIESERILIMSVSANTTMTHLFLGIYPDYLRREPYIPVITDTRQVTVFPWEMELMVNQNAVVIISPSVASYVGGDISAGVIAAEMRDSDTLTALIDLGTNGEIVFGNNEFLMTCACSAGPAFEGGEISCGMRASLGAIEGVEIEDETFQPILRVIDTHRPYGICGSGIIDLISELKRTNLINAKGKFNRDEPCERVLYDEYDIGRYVLAKEGEFDNDEEVAVTEIDIDNFIRAKGAIYSALHTLLESLGFAPDDLEKIKISGGIGSHIGIENAINIGIFPDIPLEKYEFIGNSSLSGSYLSLVNKKAAEYIDNSAYNMTYVELSVYSGYMDEFISACFIPHTDLNRFPNHGKR, encoded by the coding sequence ATGTTGAACATCACTGTGATATTAGAAAACGGAGATACCAAAACCATTCAAGGGACTTTCGGCGACAATTTGTTGGATGTTTTGCGAGACAATGGGATTGGAGTGTATGCACCATGTAATGGCAATGGTACTTGTGGGAAGTGCATCGTTCAAGTAAAAGAAGGATCCTTGCGAAAAGAAACCATGGGTGAATTGTCGAAAGAACGGCAGGATAAAGGATTTGTTCTTTCATGCATGTCCTATTTGATGGAAGACATCACTATTGCCATTCCAGATTCAAGCTTGGTAGGTGCTGCAAAAATCAAAACGGCAGAAAGAAACAAAAAAAATCGGGAGAAATATGAAAAACTCCGGTCCCGATTTGCAGCCCTTCATGGAGAGGTGGCTCACATTCACAAACTCACCATTCAACTGCCGGAAGCAACGTTGGATGACAATGTATCGGATCATGATCGACTGAAACGGGAAATTCGGGTTCAACTGGGTTATACAAAAGTAAAAATGAGTCTGAATCTATTAAAAAAACTTCCCTTTGCATTAAGAAAAAATCATTTTAAAATTACATTGTTTTATACCGTCACCAATGAGAGAAGCATACGAATTCGACATATCACCTGGGACGAAAATGAGAAAGCCTACGGAGTAGCTTTTGATATCGGGACCACATCGGTTGCAGCATGTCTGGTCGAGTTGGAAACGGGAAGGATCCTTCGTGAAATCAGTAGTGCCAATGCTCAATTAAAATATGGGGCCGATGTGATCAATCGGATCATCTATGCCACAAAAGGGGATGGCTTGAAAAAACTTCGGGATGCCATCATATATGAAAGCATCAACCCTTTGATCAATGAATTGATCGGAAAGGCAAAAATCGAGTCGGAAAGAATTTTGATCATGAGCGTGTCGGCCAATACAACCATGACCCATCTTTTTCTGGGCATTTATCCGGATTACCTGCGTAGAGAACCATATATTCCAGTTATTACCGATACCAGGCAGGTAACGGTATTCCCATGGGAAATGGAATTGATGGTAAATCAAAATGCCGTGGTGATCATAAGCCCCAGTGTGGCCAGCTATGTCGGAGGAGATATTTCTGCTGGCGTCATTGCTGCAGAAATGCGGGATTCGGATACCCTGACAGCGCTGATCGATCTTGGCACCAATGGTGAGATCGTTTTTGGCAACAATGAATTTTTAATGACCTGCGCCTGTTCCGCAGGACCCGCTTTTGAAGGTGGAGAAATAAGTTGCGGCATGCGCGCCTCCTTGGGGGCGATCGAAGGTGTGGAAATCGAAGACGAAACCTTCCAGCCGATCTTGCGGGTCATTGACACACATCGACCGTACGGTATATGCGGCTCCGGGATCATCGATTTGATCTCCGAACTAAAACGAACGAATCTGATCAATGCAAAAGGCAAATTCAACCGGGATGAACCATGCGAGAGAGTGCTTTATGACGAGTATGATATCGGACGCTATGTTTTGGCAAAAGAAGGGGAGTTCGACAACGACGAAGAAGTTGCGGTGACGGAGATCGACATCGATAATTTCATTCGCGCCAAAGGTGCCATTTATTCTGCACTGCATACTCTGCTGGAAAGTTTGGGTTTTGCACCGGACGATCTGGAAAAAATTAAGATTTCCGGTGGGATCGGAAGCCACATCGGGATCGAGAATGCCATCAACATCGGAATATTTCCGGATATTCCTTTGGAGAAATACGAGTTTATCGGAAATAGCTCCTTGTCCGGAAGTTATTTGAGTCTGGTCAATAAAAAAGCGGCAGAGTATATCGACAACTCTGCTTACAACATGACGTACGTGGAGTTGAGCGTTTATTCGGGATATATGGATGAGTTTATCTCCGCCTGTTTTATACCTCATACAGACTTGAACCGATTTCCAAATCATGGAAAAAGGTAA
- a CDS encoding DUF3786 domain-containing protein, translating to MKPEAVVEKRKDKIPYEYYKKEFSKQSIASIEENTGISFDKEKNVFNIKLLTDYYEVAYPDGEVTGPTPNTKYALKTLLLRYLIHAQGTKPSGRMIHYRDVPDGNIYYSNFYGRCLLRLAKTFKKDPDLLASALESIGGISIDKADISYEVPFINNVNLYVLYWRGDDEFPPATQILFSDNVQYYFTAEDLAFVGDTLNDYVLQFLLSKTKV from the coding sequence ATGAAACCAGAAGCAGTCGTCGAAAAAAGAAAAGATAAAATTCCTTATGAGTACTATAAAAAAGAATTTTCAAAACAATCGATAGCGTCTATTGAAGAAAACACTGGAATTTCTTTTGATAAAGAAAAAAATGTTTTCAACATCAAGCTTCTTACAGATTACTACGAAGTTGCTTATCCGGACGGTGAGGTGACAGGTCCTACCCCCAACACGAAATATGCGTTGAAAACACTTTTATTGCGCTATTTGATCCATGCTCAAGGTACAAAACCTTCCGGAAGGATGATCCACTATCGGGATGTTCCAGATGGTAATATCTATTATTCAAACTTTTATGGCAGATGCCTGCTACGCCTGGCAAAAACCTTTAAAAAAGATCCAGATCTACTGGCTTCGGCTTTGGAATCCATTGGCGGCATCTCCATAGACAAAGCCGACATTTCATATGAAGTACCTTTCATAAACAATGTCAATCTATATGTGCTCTACTGGCGTGGTGACGATGAATTCCCCCCTGCAACCCAGATCTTGTTCAGTGACAATGTGCAATACTATTTCACAGCAGAAGACCTGGCTTTTGTCGGGGACACCCTCAATGATTACGTCCTTCAATTCCTTCTCAGCAAAACCAAAGTGTAA
- a CDS encoding cobalamin B12-binding domain-containing protein: MIDLKAVTTAIGELEEEKVLEMLNDFVASEPSEEEAQKVVQACQEGMAMVGDLFESGEYFVGDLIFAGELLTEAIDVLKPVIGSGTTTKVGSIIVGTVHGDLHDIGKNIFKSMAEAAGFEVYDLGIDQPVQAFVDKVKEVKPNIVGMSGVLTLALESMKDTVDALKEAGVRDSVKIIIGGNPVTKEACEHIGADAFTTNAAEGVKTIQAWVK; this comes from the coding sequence ATGATCGATTTGAAAGCAGTAACCACGGCAATTGGTGAATTGGAAGAAGAAAAAGTATTGGAAATGCTGAATGATTTCGTCGCAAGTGAACCATCTGAAGAAGAAGCCCAAAAGGTAGTTCAAGCATGCCAAGAAGGAATGGCCATGGTTGGAGATCTCTTTGAGAGTGGCGAATACTTTGTAGGTGATTTGATTTTTGCCGGAGAATTGTTGACGGAAGCAATCGATGTATTGAAACCTGTAATCGGATCAGGAACAACGACAAAAGTTGGATCCATTATTGTGGGAACGGTTCATGGAGATTTGCATGATATTGGTAAAAATATATTCAAAAGCATGGCAGAAGCTGCAGGATTTGAAGTTTATGATCTAGGCATCGACCAGCCTGTTCAAGCATTTGTTGACAAAGTAAAAGAAGTAAAACCGAACATCGTTGGGATGAGCGGCGTTTTGACGTTGGCATTGGAATCCATGAAAGATACCGTAGATGCCCTGAAAGAAGCAGGCGTTCGTGACTCCGTCAAAATCATTATTGGTGGAAACCCTGTAACCAAAGAAGCTTGCGAGCACATTGGAGCAGATGCTTTCACAACAAATGCGGCGGAAGGTGTAAAAACCATCCAGGCATGGGTCAAATAA
- a CDS encoding GNAT family N-acetyltransferase translates to MITIVEVSNRSLLKKFVRFPVYLYAKDPYYVPKLFIDEYHTLREDINPAFDHCDAKYWLAYKDDRIVGRIAAIINKSYIEKWKRPYGRFGYVDFIDDGSVAQALFQTAESWLLANGMSHIHGPLGFCDLDPEGMLVEGFGQISTFTTTYNHPYYPEFMKNLGYVKDVDWLEYELTVPKEVPPTVKKLAQWAMKKYRLYIPDINRKKDLIPYIPAIFDLINRSYDHLYAVTELSKKQIEYFTKQYIALFSVDFVKLILNENDDLVAFGLALPSLSKAMQKNRGRLFPIGFLSILGALRKNDRAELLLIGVDPAYQGKGVNAILLNQIVLDNPMKIQKADLNPQLENNTPVQSQWKNYTVKQNRRRRCYIKKLRREE, encoded by the coding sequence ATGATTACGATCGTAGAAGTCTCGAATCGCTCTCTACTAAAAAAATTTGTACGATTTCCCGTTTATTTATACGCAAAGGATCCGTACTATGTTCCAAAACTTTTTATCGATGAATATCACACTTTGCGCGAAGACATCAATCCGGCATTTGATCATTGCGACGCAAAATACTGGCTGGCATACAAGGACGATCGCATCGTAGGTCGAATCGCTGCCATCATCAATAAATCTTATATTGAGAAATGGAAACGCCCGTACGGTCGATTCGGTTATGTGGATTTTATCGACGATGGATCTGTCGCCCAAGCTTTGTTTCAAACTGCTGAATCCTGGCTGTTGGCAAATGGAATGTCTCACATCCACGGTCCTCTTGGTTTTTGTGATTTGGACCCGGAAGGCATGTTGGTGGAAGGATTCGGTCAAATTTCAACATTCACGACCACGTACAATCACCCATACTACCCAGAATTCATGAAGAACCTTGGCTACGTGAAAGATGTGGATTGGTTGGAATATGAGTTGACAGTACCAAAAGAAGTACCTCCCACTGTAAAGAAACTGGCACAGTGGGCTATGAAAAAATATCGGTTATATATTCCAGACATCAATCGCAAAAAAGATCTCATACCATACATTCCTGCTATCTTTGATTTGATCAATCGAAGTTACGACCACCTGTACGCTGTTACAGAATTGTCAAAAAAACAGATCGAATATTTCACAAAACAGTACATTGCATTATTTTCCGTGGACTTCGTAAAATTGATCCTCAATGAGAACGATGACCTGGTCGCTTTTGGGTTGGCGTTGCCTTCCTTGTCCAAAGCCATGCAGAAGAACAGGGGGCGATTGTTTCCAATTGGTTTTTTATCCATCCTGGGTGCTTTGCGGAAAAACGATCGGGCTGAGCTGCTTTTGATCGGGGTGGACCCGGCTTACCAAGGCAAAGGGGTCAACGCCATTCTCCTAAATCAAATCGTTTTGGACAACCCCATGAAGATCCAAAAAGCCGATTTGAATCCTCAACTGGAAAACAACACACCGGTTCAGTCCCAATGGAAAAACTACACAGTCAAGCAGAACCGTAGAAGAAGATGCTATATAAAAAAGCTCAGGAGAGAGGAATAA